In Listeria monocytogenes, the following proteins share a genomic window:
- a CDS encoding aldo/keto reductase: MTLSFSDTYRLNNGIEMPRHGFGVYKLTDEARMRTALETAVDVGYRLFDTASFYHNEKELGDFFASSGLKRDEFFVTTKMWNTEQGYDETLRAFEKSQKKLQLDKIDLYLVHWPKQDTFFDTWRAVEKLYDEGLVRAIGVSNFEAHHLDRLRTSANVLPVVDQLETHPHFPNHLLHRYLEELHIVHQAWSPLGRGGVLQEQILIDLAKKHGKSPAQIVLRWHLQNNISIIPKSETPSRIRENAAIYDFELSEADMRQVERLNTGERVSHAPDVMYVRSEI; the protein is encoded by the coding sequence ATGACACTTTCTTTCTCGGATACATACAGACTGAACAATGGAATTGAAATGCCTAGACATGGTTTTGGGGTCTACAAGCTAACGGATGAAGCGCGTATGCGTACTGCGCTGGAAACCGCGGTGGATGTCGGGTATCGCTTGTTTGATACGGCTTCATTTTACCATAATGAAAAAGAGCTTGGAGACTTTTTTGCGTCAAGTGGCTTGAAAAGAGATGAATTTTTCGTCACAACAAAAATGTGGAATACAGAACAAGGTTACGATGAAACGCTTCGAGCTTTTGAAAAATCGCAGAAAAAACTACAATTGGACAAAATTGATTTATATTTAGTCCATTGGCCAAAACAAGATACTTTTTTTGACACTTGGCGCGCTGTGGAAAAATTATATGACGAGGGACTTGTTCGCGCAATTGGTGTAAGTAACTTTGAAGCGCATCATCTGGACCGCCTGCGTACAAGTGCCAATGTGCTTCCAGTAGTAGATCAACTCGAAACACATCCACACTTCCCGAATCATCTTTTACACCGCTATTTAGAGGAGTTACATATCGTTCACCAAGCTTGGAGCCCACTTGGTCGTGGTGGGGTTTTACAAGAGCAAATCCTTATTGACCTAGCGAAAAAACACGGAAAATCACCTGCTCAAATCGTCCTTCGTTGGCATTTACAAAATAATATCTCCATTATTCCAAAATCAGAAACACCTTCAAGAATTAGAGAAAATGCAGCTATTTATGATTTTGAATTGTCAGAAGCAGATATGCGCCAAGTCGAGCGTTTAAATACTGGTGAACGTGTGAGCCACGCACCAGACGTGATGTATGTAAGATCAGAAATTTAA
- a CDS encoding aminotransferase class I/II-fold pyridoxal phosphate-dependent enzyme gives MRDQTKMPLVERLDAHAKSCPISLHVPGHKSGAIYPDAWQKFLKWDVTEITGMDDLHHPEDVILEAEELLAECYGSKKSYFLVNGTSGGNLAVIMATLKRGEKVLVPRDAHKSILHGIELAGGEPIFLTPATNKEVGVASGVTTELLEETLHNHPDVKLCILTYPSYYGTTFNLQKCIRIAHDFGAVVFVDEAHGAHFFTSSEFPKSAVELGADVVVQSAHKTLPALTMGSYLHVVNDLPIFEKLAYYLQVFQTSSPSYLIMASLDAARKYAATYTAADVEAFWKMRARWIKWLTKNKFEVILPDDPLKIIVRKTGYTGYELQAIFEESSYFPELADESQVLLILPLIKKGIDFTPISRIHSPSKKEIAKEPYEMSAPFASGLALTYEEMHARATEFVFLDEATTRVSAETISLYPPGIPAIIRGESITEKHIRELKNIRTRHYQGGEKLAENYIRVFR, from the coding sequence ATGCGAGATCAAACTAAAATGCCTTTAGTGGAACGGTTAGATGCTCATGCTAAATCCTGCCCAATATCACTCCATGTTCCTGGACACAAAAGCGGAGCCATTTATCCAGATGCATGGCAAAAATTTTTGAAATGGGACGTAACAGAAATCACTGGAATGGATGATTTGCACCACCCGGAAGATGTGATTTTGGAAGCAGAAGAGTTACTTGCAGAATGTTATGGAAGCAAAAAAAGCTACTTTTTAGTTAACGGAACAAGCGGAGGAAACTTGGCGGTTATTATGGCAACTTTAAAGCGTGGGGAGAAAGTTTTAGTGCCAAGAGATGCGCATAAATCAATCTTGCATGGTATCGAACTGGCAGGCGGAGAACCGATTTTCTTAACCCCAGCGACAAACAAAGAAGTTGGCGTCGCGAGTGGCGTGACAACCGAACTTCTCGAAGAAACATTACATAATCACCCAGATGTAAAACTATGTATTTTGACTTATCCGAGCTACTACGGAACGACTTTTAACTTGCAAAAATGTATTCGAATTGCGCATGATTTTGGCGCGGTTGTGTTTGTCGATGAAGCGCACGGAGCACATTTTTTCACAAGTTCTGAATTTCCGAAAAGTGCGGTGGAGCTTGGTGCAGATGTGGTTGTTCAGTCGGCGCATAAGACGTTGCCGGCGCTAACGATGGGTTCCTATTTACATGTGGTGAATGATTTACCGATTTTTGAAAAACTAGCTTATTATCTGCAAGTATTCCAAACGAGCAGCCCATCTTATTTAATTATGGCGTCACTAGATGCGGCGCGGAAATATGCGGCAACTTACACAGCGGCAGACGTCGAAGCTTTTTGGAAAATGCGTGCCAGATGGATTAAATGGCTAACAAAGAATAAATTTGAAGTCATTTTGCCAGATGATCCACTTAAAATCATCGTGCGCAAAACAGGCTACACGGGCTACGAACTGCAAGCGATTTTTGAAGAAAGTTCTTATTTTCCAGAGCTTGCCGACGAGTCACAGGTATTACTGATTTTACCATTAATCAAAAAAGGGATTGATTTCACGCCAATTAGTCGGATTCATTCTCCATCGAAAAAAGAAATCGCGAAAGAACCATATGAAATGTCAGCGCCTTTTGCGTCAGGTCTTGCGCTAACTTATGAAGAAATGCACGCACGCGCGACCGAATTCGTATTTCTAGATGAAGCTACGACACGCGTTTCGGCTGAAACAATCTCGCTCTATCCGCCGGGAATTCCAGCAATCATCCGCGGAGAAAGCATCACAGAAAAGCATATCCGCGAACTAAAAAACATTCGCACACGCCACTACCAAGGCGGTGAAAAACTAGCCGAGAATTACATCCGTGTATTCCGCTAA
- a CDS encoding TetR/AcrR family transcriptional regulator produces the protein MITNESIMDATLCMMAKHGIKGSTTRQLAEAAGINEATIFKKFKSKDNLIHMTLEVQFESMKAEINQFFDKDFESAKVFLRQASQFISDIYEKYRDFMVISVREMGSKDMEFIDPSIVEYLYERVNQKVKEMVPSKNSAQEADAISLILNSVILLIMVEKVRDDIYKRPPTITTTADSLADVLLKLLK, from the coding sequence ATGATTACAAACGAATCCATCATGGATGCAACGCTTTGTATGATGGCGAAACACGGCATTAAAGGCTCCACAACAAGACAATTAGCAGAAGCCGCTGGAATAAATGAAGCAACAATTTTTAAAAAATTCAAGAGCAAAGATAACCTTATTCATATGACGCTGGAAGTCCAATTTGAAAGTATGAAGGCAGAAATCAATCAATTTTTTGATAAAGATTTTGAGAGTGCCAAAGTATTTTTACGACAAGCGAGCCAATTTATTTCAGATATTTATGAAAAATATCGGGATTTTATGGTAATTTCCGTTCGAGAAATGGGCAGCAAAGATATGGAATTTATTGATCCATCGATTGTGGAATATTTGTATGAACGGGTTAATCAAAAAGTAAAAGAAATGGTTCCGAGTAAGAACTCTGCGCAAGAAGCAGATGCGATTTCTTTGATTTTAAATAGTGTTATTTTGCTTATTATGGTGGAAAAAGTACGCGATGATATTTATAAGCGCCCGCCAACGATTACAACAACCGCAGATTCATTAGCAGATGTTTTATTAAAATTATTGAAATAA
- the dhaK1 gene encoding dihydroxyacetone kinase subunit DhaK1 gives MKKILNGTDQVVEQMVEGLVKSHADVVHRVEGTRVIARNDKRPGKVGLVSGGGSGHEPAHAGYVGRGMLSAAVCGDVFTSPTPDQIYEGIKAADQGAGVLLIVKNYTGDVMNFEMAADLADADDIKVEQIIVDDDIAVEDSTFTTGRRGVAGTVLVHKIIGAAAEAGASLEELKALGEKVIASVKTLGVALTPCTVPEVGHPGFELGDDEIELGIGIHGEPGFTREKIMPSASLAKQLYERISNESKLLPGDKVVVLVNGMGATPLMEQYVFANDVHELLKNAGVQVEKTLVGDYMTSLEMAGLSLTILKLEDEKWVDMLKLPVDTIAW, from the coding sequence ATGAAGAAGATTCTTAACGGTACTGATCAAGTAGTAGAACAGATGGTGGAAGGTTTAGTGAAATCGCATGCTGATGTTGTTCACCGTGTCGAAGGAACTCGCGTCATTGCAAGAAATGATAAACGTCCAGGAAAAGTCGGACTTGTAAGCGGTGGAGGTTCTGGTCACGAGCCGGCTCATGCTGGTTATGTAGGTCGCGGAATGCTATCTGCGGCTGTGTGCGGCGATGTTTTCACTTCCCCAACTCCCGACCAAATTTATGAAGGTATAAAAGCCGCAGATCAAGGCGCTGGTGTACTTTTAATCGTAAAAAATTATACTGGTGACGTAATGAATTTTGAAATGGCGGCAGATTTAGCAGATGCCGATGATATTAAAGTAGAACAAATTATAGTAGATGATGATATTGCTGTTGAGGATAGTACTTTTACAACGGGACGCCGCGGTGTAGCCGGGACTGTTCTCGTGCATAAAATTATCGGAGCAGCCGCAGAAGCAGGCGCATCTCTTGAAGAACTGAAAGCCCTTGGTGAAAAAGTAATTGCTTCTGTTAAAACGCTTGGTGTCGCACTTACTCCATGTACTGTTCCTGAGGTTGGCCATCCCGGCTTTGAGCTTGGTGACGACGAAATCGAACTAGGTATTGGTATCCACGGTGAACCTGGCTTTACACGTGAAAAAATCATGCCATCTGCAAGTTTGGCGAAGCAACTGTACGAACGGATTAGCAATGAAAGCAAACTCCTACCTGGAGATAAAGTGGTTGTTCTCGTGAACGGCATGGGCGCAACACCACTTATGGAACAATATGTTTTCGCAAATGATGTCCATGAACTTCTAAAAAATGCCGGCGTTCAAGTCGAAAAAACACTCGTTGGAGATTATATGACTTCTCTTGAAATGGCTGGTTTATCCTTAACTATTTTGAAATTAGAGGACGAAAAATGGGTTGATATGTTGAAACTCCCAGTGGACACAATTGCATGGTAA
- a CDS encoding AAA family ATPase: MAKLIIFNRFYYKALKKEFEDKGMELIDISTVYSFTQGKATIDYFDSSIHVIDMSVLGSLNFKENIIKFIFPEIVRDFFDNATFITDCDEEDFKDNMSYIFTIEKYLPKKGNAIVEKTVKRKRLITDLSNEEIKKLTTKISESLIGHDRFKEDLLELFLEFKMFNAIKENKVFSIFIMGDSGVGKTEVAKLLHKYLMGNKQVAKINFGNYSSQGALNSLIGSPRGYIGSENGELFDKIENSNVGVILIDEFEKATPEVFNYFLEILESGVATSMLGEEIELSGYIFIFTSNVSVSDYEKVFSPELRSRFNYVSSFNPLTRVDKNNYLYTRFSKYVSEFNEVFDKRLGKLDKESLESKIDVDNYQNMRILNTVIRQLFMSYVKEKYPNKKDKIWQ; the protein is encoded by the coding sequence ATGGCTAAATTAATTATATTTAACAGATTTTACTATAAAGCTCTAAAAAAAGAATTTGAAGATAAAGGAATGGAATTAATAGATATTTCTACCGTTTATAGTTTTACACAAGGAAAAGCTACAATAGATTATTTTGATTCAAGTATTCATGTTATTGATATGTCTGTGCTAGGCTCACTTAATTTCAAAGAAAATATAATTAAATTTATTTTTCCAGAAATAGTTAGGGATTTTTTTGATAATGCGACATTTATAACAGATTGTGATGAAGAAGATTTTAAAGATAATATGAGTTATATATTCACAATTGAGAAATATTTACCTAAAAAAGGTAATGCTATAGTTGAAAAGACAGTTAAACGAAAAAGATTAATAACTGACTTATCAAATGAAGAAATAAAGAAACTTACGACCAAAATTAGTGAATCTTTAATTGGTCACGATCGATTCAAAGAAGACTTATTAGAGCTGTTTTTAGAATTTAAGATGTTTAATGCAATTAAAGAAAATAAAGTTTTTTCTATCTTTATTATGGGAGATTCGGGAGTTGGGAAAACAGAAGTTGCTAAATTACTTCATAAATACTTGATGGGAAATAAACAAGTTGCAAAAATCAATTTTGGTAATTATAGTAGTCAAGGTGCATTGAACAGCCTAATAGGTAGCCCACGAGGATATATAGGTAGTGAAAATGGAGAGCTTTTTGATAAAATTGAGAATTCTAATGTGGGAGTAATACTTATAGATGAATTTGAAAAAGCGACACCAGAAGTATTTAACTATTTTTTAGAGATTTTAGAAAGTGGTGTGGCAACAAGCATGTTGGGGGAAGAAATAGAGTTATCTGGTTACATTTTTATTTTCACGTCTAACGTAAGTGTATCTGATTATGAAAAAGTATTTTCACCTGAATTAAGATCGAGATTCAATTATGTCAGTTCTTTTAACCCACTTACAAGAGTTGACAAGAATAATTATTTATATACTCGTTTTTCAAAATATGTAAGTGAATTTAATGAAGTATTTGATAAAAGATTGGGCAAATTAGATAAAGAATCACTCGAAAGTAAGATTGATGTAGATAATTATCAGAATATGAGAATATTGAATACTGTAATTAGACAATTATTTATGAGTTATGTCAAAGAGAAGTATCCAAATAAAAAAGATAAGATTTGGCAGTAA
- the dhaL1 gene encoding dihydroxyacetone kinase ADP-binding subunit DhaL1, with product MTYDKDWALRWLNDFGERVQENKQLLSDLDQAIGDGDHGINMARGLGELKKAFTEKEPADLKDVFKTAGMTMVSKVGGASGPLYGTAFLNMSKAVDADTIDAVGLTKVIEAGLEGIEKRGKSHAGEKTMIDVWEPVVHALHQEDLTDDVVDAALQKTKDLKATKGRASYLGERSIGHLDPGAYSSALLFHAMLQTEVS from the coding sequence ATGACTTATGATAAAGATTGGGCGTTACGCTGGTTAAATGATTTCGGCGAACGCGTACAAGAAAACAAACAATTACTAAGTGATCTCGACCAAGCGATTGGTGACGGAGACCACGGTATCAATATGGCTCGCGGACTCGGCGAACTCAAAAAAGCTTTCACAGAAAAAGAACCAGCTGATTTAAAAGATGTTTTCAAAACGGCCGGAATGACAATGGTCAGCAAAGTTGGTGGCGCATCAGGTCCACTTTACGGAACAGCATTTTTGAATATGAGTAAGGCAGTTGATGCGGATACAATCGATGCGGTCGGCCTTACAAAAGTCATTGAAGCTGGTCTAGAAGGTATCGAAAAACGCGGTAAATCGCATGCTGGTGAAAAAACAATGATTGATGTTTGGGAACCGGTTGTTCACGCGCTTCATCAAGAAGATTTAACCGATGATGTGGTGGATGCCGCTTTACAAAAAACAAAAGATTTAAAAGCTACTAAAGGTCGCGCAAGTTATCTTGGCGAGCGTTCAATTGGTCATCTTGACCCCGGTGCCTACTCTTCCGCCCTGCTATTTCACGCAATGCTTCAAACGGAGGTGAGCTAA
- a CDS encoding cyclic-di-AMP receptor: MKLIFAIVQDQDSNRLSDALTKGNFGATKLATTGGFLKAGNTTFIIGTEDERVEDALAIIKENCKAREQMMTPSASLGVTVDTYVPYPIEVQVGGATVFVMPVESFHHF, encoded by the coding sequence TTGAAACTGATATTTGCAATCGTCCAAGACCAAGATAGCAACCGTTTGTCTGACGCACTTACAAAAGGCAATTTCGGTGCGACAAAACTAGCTACAACAGGTGGATTTTTAAAAGCAGGCAACACCACATTTATCATCGGGACAGAAGATGAACGTGTAGAAGATGCCCTAGCGATAATCAAGGAAAACTGTAAAGCACGCGAACAAATGATGACACCATCCGCTTCCTTAGGTGTGACGGTAGATACGTATGTGCCTTACCCAATCGAAGTACAAGTTGGCGGCGCAACCGTGTTTGTAATGCCGGTGGAAAGTTTCCATCATTTTTAA
- a CDS encoding MurR/RpiR family transcriptional regulator → MNILIKIRELTNLTNSEKELANYILANPKKTLQCKPKELATAAFVSAATIYRLINKLGLNGIGELKIEIASSLRETNEEKDLNYDYPILESDTPYQIMTNLHQIYKGTIDETLNNADPEELVKIGEKLIQAKTIDVYAASANLFFAQNFKFQMQEIGVLVNVPEEDYIQSLSAANSDENHIAIVVSYGGRSRTLQRVVKILSENNVDIILITSMQDNPLVEFATHKIYMASAENHYNKVSSFSTRQSLLSIFDTLYSIYFNQNYEKNIQYKTTNYQKMNTELE, encoded by the coding sequence ATGAATATTTTAATTAAAATACGAGAACTAACCAATTTAACCAATAGTGAAAAAGAACTTGCGAATTATATTTTAGCGAACCCGAAAAAAACATTACAGTGCAAACCAAAAGAATTAGCTACTGCTGCCTTTGTCTCCGCTGCAACTATCTACCGTTTAATTAACAAACTAGGACTAAATGGAATCGGTGAACTGAAAATCGAAATTGCCTCGAGTCTCCGTGAAACAAACGAAGAAAAAGATTTAAATTACGACTATCCTATTTTGGAATCCGATACGCCTTACCAAATAATGACCAACCTCCATCAAATATACAAAGGAACCATTGATGAAACATTAAACAACGCCGATCCAGAAGAACTCGTCAAAATTGGCGAAAAATTAATTCAAGCGAAAACCATCGATGTTTATGCAGCTTCCGCCAATTTATTTTTCGCACAAAATTTCAAATTTCAAATGCAGGAAATCGGTGTTTTAGTCAATGTCCCTGAAGAAGATTATATCCAAAGCTTATCGGCCGCCAACAGCGATGAAAACCATATTGCCATCGTCGTTTCTTACGGCGGTCGGAGTCGGACACTACAAAGGGTCGTCAAAATCTTGTCCGAAAACAATGTCGATATTATTTTAATTACATCTATGCAAGACAATCCTTTAGTCGAATTTGCCACACACAAAATCTACATGGCATCCGCTGAGAACCATTACAACAAAGTCTCTTCGTTCTCAACACGCCAATCTTTACTAAGCATTTTCGATACGCTTTATTCCATTTATTTTAATCAAAATTACGAAAAAAATATTCAATACAAAACGACTAATTACCAAAAAATGAACACCGAATTGGAATGA
- the tmk gene encoding dTMP kinase gives MKAIFITLEGPDGSGKTTVGTLLNQKMTEAGIDFIKTREPGGSPISEKVRNIVLGIGNEEMDPKTEVLLIAGARRQHVVETIRPALAVGKTVLCDRFMDSSLAYQGAGRDMDMEQVLQVNLYAIEDTLPDRTYYLDVPAEVGLARIAANKGREVNRLDKEDITYHEKVQAGYEKVINMFPERFMRVDATKTPEEITETILADILRQLA, from the coding sequence ATGAAAGCAATTTTTATTACACTCGAAGGCCCAGATGGCTCTGGTAAAACAACAGTAGGAACACTACTTAATCAAAAAATGACGGAAGCTGGCATTGATTTTATTAAAACACGTGAACCAGGTGGCAGCCCGATTTCAGAAAAAGTAAGAAATATCGTGCTCGGAATTGGTAATGAAGAAATGGATCCAAAAACAGAAGTACTACTTATTGCAGGCGCGCGCCGTCAACATGTCGTTGAAACAATCCGTCCAGCTCTAGCGGTAGGGAAAACAGTGCTTTGTGACCGTTTCATGGATAGCTCACTTGCTTACCAAGGTGCCGGACGTGACATGGATATGGAACAAGTTTTACAAGTGAATTTATATGCGATTGAGGATACATTGCCTGACCGGACGTATTATCTCGATGTGCCTGCCGAAGTCGGTTTAGCAAGAATCGCCGCTAATAAGGGCCGTGAAGTCAATCGCTTGGATAAAGAAGATATTACCTACCACGAAAAAGTCCAAGCTGGCTACGAAAAAGTCATCAACATGTTCCCGGAACGTTTTATGCGAGTGGACGCTACAAAGACACCAGAAGAAATCACAGAAACTATTTTAGCTGACATTTTACGACAATTAGCCTAA
- a CDS encoding Cof-type HAD-IIB family hydrolase yields MTTQAIILDIDGTLLNDDKKISPETKKALITAQENGVKLILASGRPTTGMHAYAEQLEMEKHHGLLVSYNGAKVVDCATSEELFNQALTVEEGKAVLEHMKQFEVKVMIDKEDYMYTNDVYDCYVPYRGEVINIVQYESRGGNFKLCEKDDLAAFLDYRLNKILTAGYPAYMQENYQAMMAPFKDTLNCVFTADFYFEFTAQGIDKAKALDTVLTPMGIHAENVIAFGDGHNDITMVEYAGTGIAMQNAVPELKAAASSVTLSNNEDGIAHVLNSLIPS; encoded by the coding sequence ATGACAACCCAAGCGATTATTTTAGATATTGATGGCACTTTATTGAACGACGACAAAAAAATCTCACCAGAAACAAAAAAAGCACTCATCACCGCGCAAGAGAATGGTGTTAAACTTATTCTAGCATCTGGTAGACCAACCACAGGAATGCACGCATATGCGGAACAATTAGAAATGGAAAAACATCACGGTTTGCTCGTTTCATACAACGGCGCTAAAGTAGTTGATTGCGCGACAAGTGAAGAATTATTCAACCAAGCACTTACTGTTGAAGAAGGAAAAGCCGTTTTAGAACACATGAAACAATTTGAAGTGAAAGTAATGATTGATAAAGAGGATTATATGTACACGAATGATGTATACGACTGCTACGTACCTTACCGCGGCGAAGTAATAAATATCGTTCAGTACGAATCTCGCGGTGGAAATTTCAAACTCTGTGAAAAAGATGATTTAGCCGCATTTTTAGATTATCGTCTAAATAAAATTCTCACAGCTGGCTACCCAGCCTATATGCAAGAAAATTATCAAGCAATGATGGCACCTTTCAAAGATACACTTAATTGTGTCTTCACAGCTGATTTTTACTTTGAATTCACAGCTCAGGGCATTGATAAAGCCAAAGCCCTTGATACCGTTTTAACACCTATGGGCATTCACGCTGAAAATGTTATCGCATTCGGAGATGGGCATAATGATATTACCATGGTCGAATATGCAGGAACAGGAATCGCTATGCAAAATGCCGTCCCTGAATTAAAAGCCGCAGCAAGCTCTGTTACTTTATCCAATAATGAAGACGGCATTGCGCACGTGCTAAACAGTTTAATCCCAAGTTAA
- a CDS encoding 1,4-beta-N-acetylmuramoylhydrolase has protein sequence MQKTRKERILEALQEEKKNKKSKKFKTGATIAGVTAIATSITVPGIEVIVSADETAPADEASKSAEANTTTEAPATATPENTTEPTVEPKQTETKEQTKTPEENQPAAKQVEKAPAEPATVSNPDNATSSSTPATYNLLQKSALRSGATVQSFIQTIQASSSQIAAENDLYASVMIAQAILESAYGTSELGSAPNYNLFGIKGAYNGQSYTKQTLEDDGKGNYYTITAKFRKYPSYHQSLEDYAKVIRNGPSWNPNYYSKVWKSNTTSYKDATKALTGTYATDTAYATKLNDLISRYNLTQYDSGKTTGGNSGSTGNAGNSSNTGNTSNAKVYTVVKGDSLWRIANNHKVTIANLKAWNNLKSDFIYPGQKLKVSAGSTTSNTNTSKPSTGTSTSKPSTSTSTNAKVYTVVKGDSLWRIANNNKVTIANLKAWNNLKSDFIYPGQKLKVSDGTTTSNTNTSKPSTNTNTAKPSTSTSTNAKIYTVAKGDSLWRIATNNKVTIANLKTWNNLKSDFIYPGQKLKVSAGTTTSNTNTAKPSTNKPSNSAVKTYTVKKGDSLWAISRQYKTTVDNIKAWNKLTSNMIHVGQKLTIK, from the coding sequence ATGCAAAAGACGAGAAAAGAACGGATCCTTGAAGCCTTACAAGAAGAAAAGAAAAACAAAAAAAGTAAAAAATTCAAAACTGGTGCAACGATTGCTGGGGTTACTGCCATCGCAACCTCTATCACTGTTCCAGGAATCGAAGTAATCGTTAGCGCAGACGAAACAGCGCCTGCTGACGAAGCATCTAAAAGCGCGGAAGCTAACACAACCACAGAAGCACCAGCAACTGCCACTCCTGAAAACACAACAGAACCAACCGTTGAACCTAAGCAAACGGAAACAAAAGAACAAACAAAAACACCAGAAGAAAATCAACCCGCAGCGAAGCAAGTAGAAAAAGCTCCAGCTGAACCCGCTACAGTTAGCAATCCTGATAACGCAACAAGCTCTTCTACACCAGCAACTTATAACCTATTACAAAAATCAGCACTCCGTTCGGGAGCAACTGTTCAAAGCTTTATCCAAACAATCCAAGCCTCTTCTTCCCAAATTGCAGCAGAAAATGACCTGTACGCATCTGTCATGATCGCCCAAGCAATTTTAGAAAGCGCCTATGGAACGAGTGAATTAGGTTCTGCTCCAAACTATAACCTTTTTGGAATCAAAGGAGCTTACAACGGCCAATCTTACACAAAACAAACACTAGAAGATGACGGTAAAGGAAACTACTACACAATTACAGCCAAATTCAGAAAATACCCATCTTATCATCAATCTCTAGAAGATTACGCCAAAGTTATTCGTAACGGCCCAAGCTGGAACCCAAATTACTACTCAAAAGTTTGGAAAAGCAACACTACTTCTTACAAAGACGCAACTAAGGCTTTAACTGGAACGTACGCAACAGACACAGCCTATGCAACTAAATTAAATGACTTGATTAGCCGATATAATTTAACCCAATACGACAGTGGCAAAACAACTGGCGGAAACTCCGGAAGCACTGGTAATGCTGGAAATTCTAGCAACACCGGAAACACTTCCAATGCAAAAGTCTATACAGTCGTAAAAGGCGACTCGCTATGGAGAATCGCTAACAACCATAAAGTAACCATCGCGAACCTAAAAGCTTGGAACAACTTGAAATCCGATTTCATTTACCCTGGACAAAAACTTAAAGTTAGTGCCGGTTCAACTACATCGAATACGAATACATCGAAACCTAGCACAGGAACAAGCACGTCCAAACCAAGTACAAGCACTAGCACAAACGCTAAAGTTTACACAGTTGTAAAAGGGGACTCGCTTTGGAGAATCGCTAACAACAACAAAGTAACTATCGCGAACCTAAAAGCTTGGAACAACCTGAAATCCGATTTCATTTATCCAGGTCAAAAGCTTAAAGTTAGTGATGGTACGACTACAAGCAACACGAATACATCGAAACCGAGCACAAATACTAACACAGCTAAACCAAGTACAAGCACTAGCACCAATGCTAAAATTTACACAGTTGCTAAAGGTGACTCACTTTGGAGAATCGCGACTAATAATAAAGTAACGATCGCGAACCTGAAAACTTGGAACAACCTAAAATCCGATTTCATTTACCCAGGACAAAAACTTAAAGTTAGCGCTGGTACGACTACAAGCAATACGAACACAGCTAAACCAAGCACAAATAAACCAAGCAACTCCGCAGTAAAAACATACACTGTCAAAAAAGGTGACTCACTTTGGGCCATTTCAAGACAATATAAAACAACTGTAGATAATATTAAAGCTTGGAATAAATTAACAAGCAACATGATCCATGTTGGTCAGAAATTGACGATTAAGTGA
- the dhaM1 gene encoding dihydroxyacetone kinase phosphoryl donor subunit DhaM1 — MAKPYGVVIISHSKDVAKGVHDIIKEIAPDVSITHAGGTEDGRIGTSFDAVNEAIENNEADKVYTFYDLGSAKMNIETVEEISEKEIILFNAPILEGAYATAAQVQMDEKPEVIAANLKTIEIK; from the coding sequence ATGGCTAAACCTTATGGCGTTGTTATCATTTCACATTCCAAAGATGTGGCAAAAGGCGTCCATGATATTATTAAAGAAATTGCCCCAGACGTTTCTATCACGCATGCCGGTGGAACAGAAGACGGTCGCATTGGCACGAGTTTTGATGCAGTGAATGAAGCAATTGAAAATAACGAAGCTGATAAAGTCTACACTTTCTACGACCTCGGAAGCGCCAAAATGAACATAGAAACAGTAGAAGAAATCAGCGAAAAAGAAATTATTCTCTTTAATGCACCAATTTTAGAAGGTGCTTACGCTACTGCTGCTCAAGTTCAAATGGATGAAAAACCAGAAGTCATCGCAGCAAATCTTAAAACAATTGAAATTAAATAA